From the genome of uncultured Methanobacterium sp.:
CTTTTTTTGTAAAACAAGAACTTAACAACAGAGACTTATATTGGAGAGAGGAGCCTTAAGATGATGGGAATAATTGGTGGCACAGGAGTATACCAAATAGTTGAAATGGGAGAACTGAAGGAGAAAAAGGTTTTAAACACACCATTTGGTGAATCTCCACCTATATCTATTTTAACATTTGAAGATCAGGAGGTTGCCTTCTTACCCCGTCACAGGGAAGGCCACGACAACCCCCCACATATGATTAACTACCCGGCCAACATCTACGCTCTTAAAATGTTAGGAGCAGAGCGAATCATTGCAACCAACGCTGTTGGATCTCTGGATGAATCCATTAACCCTGGTGACTTCCTCATACCAGACGATTTTTTGGATTTCACCAGAAAAAGACCTTTCACTTTCTATGATGACCGTGCAGTACACGTGGACGTAACCCAACCATACTGCCCACAATTGACAGATACAATAATATCTGCCGGACGAGGGGTAGATGGAAGATTGGTTAAGGGAGGTGTATATGTGTGCACTGAGGGGCCTCGATTTGAGACTCCCGCAGAGATCCGGATGTTCCGTCAGATGGGTGGAACAGTGGTGGGCATGACTGGCCTTCCAGAGGCAGTGCTGGCCAGGGAACTGGAAATGTGCTATGCATCCATATGCATGATCTCCAATTACGCAGCATCAGTATCAACAGAGAAAATAACCATAGATGAAGTATTTGAAATTTTAGATGCGAAAAAGAAAGAATTAACCAGACTTATTTATAACTCCATAATCAGCACACCCTCTGATGGAAATTGCCAATGCAGAAACGCTCTGGAAGGTGCAGAAATAGATTAATATAAACATAGGAATTCTTTCCAAATAGTCAATAATCTCCTATTTTAAGTATTATTCCCTATTTTTGGACTTAATTTCATATTTTAGATTTAATTATTTCCTATTTCAGGGTTGATTTTCCTATTTCCGGTGAAATTATTTCCTATTTTAAAGGTTATAATCATGATTAATGGATTAAAATTAAATGTTTCCCATTAAATGAAAAGGTTTTTTAATCGGAAAATATAAAGGACCATTTATATATAGATCATTGTTGCCCAATTTTTTTATCATCTTTTTTACAAGTTCTAACCAATTAAAAGGGCTTTCATTCATGAACCTAATTTAAAGGAGAGTTTAGGTTGAATCACGAGCAGGAAGAAATTCTTAAACTTAAAGAAGAGAAAAATGCCATAATACTGGCCCATAACTATCAAACTCAAGAAATACAGGAAATAGCAGATTTTTTAGGGGACTCTCTGGAACTGTGTATCAAAGCATCACAGATAGAAGATGCTGATCTGGTTGTTTTTTGTGGAGTGGACTTCATGGCAGAAACTGCCGCTATTTTAAACCCTTCTAAGAAAATATTGATCCCAGATCCTCAGGCAGAGTGCCCCATGGCGCACATGCTCCCTGCAGAAGAGGTAAGAAAATATAAAAAGAGATATCCTCAAGCTGCTGTGGTATTATATGTGAACACTCTGGCTGAAGCTAAGGCCGAAGCAGATATACTATGCACATCCGCCAATGCAGCTCAGGTTGTAGAAAGCCTGGATGCAGATCAAATACTCTTTGGTCCAGATATGAACCTGGCTAGTTTCGTTCAAAAAAGAACTGATAAAGAAATAATCCCCATCCCTGAGGTGGGGTACTGTTACGTTCATAAAATGTTCAACACTGGAGATGTCACTTTTTCCAGGGAAAACTATCCTGATGCAGAGGTACTGGTACACCCTGAATGTGACGCTGAAGTACAGGAGGCAGCGGACCAAATACTCAGTACGGGGGGAATGGTTCGCCATATAGCAGCATCGGATAATAAAAGTTTCCTCATAGGCACAGAAGTGGATATGGTGACCAGACTCCGCAGGGAAAACCCTGATAAACTGATCTACCCCTTACTGGATGAGGCCATCTGTGAAACTATGAAAATGCACACCCTGGAAAAGGTTAAAAACTCTCTGATTGAGGAAAAGTTTAGGGTCACAGTTCCAGAGGAACTTGCGGGTAAGGCTCGAAGTGCAGTGGAGCGGATGCTAAAGGTAAGTTAAACCCCTAAATTAGTTTATAATCAAATTGAATTTACTAACCTTGAATTAGGTATAAGCGATTGAAATTATTTTTTTCATGGTGATATGCAGTGAAAATAGATAAAGCAGGATTATTTGGAGTTATATTGATACTCATCGGGCTGATAGTTTACGCTACTTCACCCCTTGATCAAGTGGTTATGATGATCACCTGGCCCCTTTTATCGGGTTCATCAGAAGGCAAAGCTGTTCTTTTCCTGGGTGCAATAGGCAGTTTCCTTATCTTAAACTCACTTCTCAATAACACCAGATTCTTAGCACCAATAAAAGAGAGAATCAATGAATACAGTCCCGATGGTAAGAAGTTCCTTAAATGGACCATACTTCTAATCCTATTAACATGTCTACTGGGCCTCTTAATTGAGTTTTACATTCGTTTGAAGTACGGAGTGTCCCCTTTAACCATTTTCGTATCCACCAATCCCACTTCAACCACCACCAGCCCCATGCATAGCCATGTATTCAAGTCTGTTTTTGGGCACTTTGCAGATAGTATGAGTGGACTCATCCCCCATCATGTTCACACCGGGGGCAGTCTGTATCCTTACGTGTTACCATGGGGTTATTTGATATTCATAACCCTACCCCTGGCTTATATAACTGGATTGTTATCTTTAAATGGGAGACAAGAGCTAAACAGGATCATAATGGCCTTTGCAATGACCCTAGCGCTTATTGGAATGGTTGATGGTGGACTTTACAGTCAACCGTTAGTGATAGGTATGGGCCTTTTATTCATTTTTTACTTTGTAGAAAACCCATTACAGATTCACCCATTCCAGTTCCGTCAATTCATCCTACCCATTGTACTAATCTTCCTTCTGGCATTATCGGGATTGGGATTAGAACTGGCAGGGAACAACAGTTCTTATCATGAAATAAAGGTTTTAAATCAGTTTGAACCTGTTGATCTAAGCGGTTATAATGTTTTAAGCCAAGAGCAGCAGGGTAACATGACTGTTATACGGACGGATACCACTGTCAGTGATAAAAACACCCTGGAAAGTCTCTTCAAAACATATCAGGGTCGTGCCGATGGATTTTTCATGACCTGGAATTTCTTTTCCTACTTTTAGGAATCTGAAAATACCATAAAATTAGGGATCCGAAAGTACCATAAAACAAAAAGTTTAAAAAAGTATAGGTGAAAATGAAGCTTTCAATTATCATACCTACCTTTAACGAGGAAAGTTACCTCCCTCATCTTTTAGAGAGTATAAAAAGGCAGGATTTCAGTGATTATGAGGTTATAGTGGCCGATGCAGGTTCCAAAGACAGCACCAGAGACATTGCCCTGGATTGGGGGTGTAAAGTTGTTGAAGGAGGTCTTCCTTCTGTAGGGCGAAATCGAGGGACATTAGCAGCCACTGGCGAATACCTC
Proteins encoded in this window:
- the nadA gene encoding quinolinate synthase NadA, giving the protein MNHEQEEILKLKEEKNAIILAHNYQTQEIQEIADFLGDSLELCIKASQIEDADLVVFCGVDFMAETAAILNPSKKILIPDPQAECPMAHMLPAEEVRKYKKRYPQAAVVLYVNTLAEAKAEADILCTSANAAQVVESLDADQILFGPDMNLASFVQKRTDKEIIPIPEVGYCYVHKMFNTGDVTFSRENYPDAEVLVHPECDAEVQEAADQILSTGGMVRHIAASDNKSFLIGTEVDMVTRLRRENPDKLIYPLLDEAICETMKMHTLEKVKNSLIEEKFRVTVPEELAGKARSAVERMLKVS
- the mtnP gene encoding S-methyl-5'-thioadenosine phosphorylase produces the protein MMGIIGGTGVYQIVEMGELKEKKVLNTPFGESPPISILTFEDQEVAFLPRHREGHDNPPHMINYPANIYALKMLGAERIIATNAVGSLDESINPGDFLIPDDFLDFTRKRPFTFYDDRAVHVDVTQPYCPQLTDTIISAGRGVDGRLVKGGVYVCTEGPRFETPAEIRMFRQMGGTVVGMTGLPEAVLARELEMCYASICMISNYAASVSTEKITIDEVFEILDAKKKELTRLIYNSIISTPSDGNCQCRNALEGAEID